In Panthera tigris isolate Pti1 chromosome B1, P.tigris_Pti1_mat1.1, whole genome shotgun sequence, the sequence GGCTGCAGCTACCCACATTTCTGCTGgggacagccactctggaagcCACCCAAGGGCAGGACTGGAGACAGAAGTATGGAGTCCCCCAGGGGAGACGGATGGCAAGGGGGTGGTTCTGAGGGTCAGGTCACATCCTCTAGGACTTATGGATTTCTAGAACTTCTCCCACCCCCTTCTGGCCTTCAGGGAACAGATGGAAAGCCATGATGGGGGGCTGCTCTTTGGGGGATGCCATGAGCACCAGGAAACCAGGAGAGAAATAGCAAGGTCAGGGAAGAAGCCCAGGCCCACCTATCGGGACACACAGACCACACAAGTCCCCAGGGtctggaagaggagggaggagctggtGCTCACAGAGGAAGTACGGATCCTCACTGTAAAGATGGGAAAACACAGCTGAGACACTCAGGGGTTTGCGCACAGTTCTTCCACCAGAGGGCACAGGGCCgacaggggaggctggggagctgTGCCCACCCTCCAGGGTCCTAGAGGCAGCAACTAGGTTGAGGGTGGGGCCCTTCGAACTGGGCAGAGAGATGTGGGAAGGCTGGGATGGAACTAAGTCCCTTTCTGGCCAGAAGCTGGGCCCTCTGTCCACCTGCCCAGGCGCCGCTCCACGCACACAGGCAGATACTGAGGTCCGTCCTGGAGGCAGCTTGGACTTGCTTCTGATGGGCCCTTTAACACTGGAGAGAAGACGTGATGACCACGGGGCCCCAGGGATTCATAACCACGTGAAGACACCCGACAGCACGGCCAGGGGAAAGGGAATAGAAACTTCAGTTATCACTTCATCAGATAAAGCAATGGAACTGTGAAGTGCCTCCCTAACCAGTCACGGTAAATAGACCTAGTGCACAACCACACACTGTCTTAAGCACTCACGGATCCACACTGAGGGGTCGGTCTTCAGTAAGTCACTAAATTTTATCCTATCAAACACACATGAAATTTAAGCATCATTCCCCCACACCATACTGAAAGTCCCTTCACTGAACAGCCTTTTTAACTCCCCAACTTATGGTAACCTTTCtcagagaaaaactaaaagagaaatgaCATAAAAAGTTAATAGGCTTCTATTCACAATAGCAATGAAAACCTACCTGGAAATAGAAGAATGCTTGACCAAACCAATAATGCATTACAGTGATCTCAGCTGCATCATGCCTCAGGGGCTTCCAGATGAATTTAGTCATTATAGTCTGAATCAAGAGGCTAAATACTAAAACTGGAAGATTATGTGGTCTAAAAAGCAAAGCAGCCAGAAGAACTAATCCACTATATATCTCCCATAAACCCACAGTCTTGATTGTGAAGTCTGCAGCAATGACTTGAGATTTAAGCAAGTCTTTGGTGCCCGTGAACAGAATGCCCAGGACAAAGACATGAACAAAACGAGCTTCAATAAgacccctaaaaaaaaaaaaaaaaaaaagcaaaagagtttGATTCATTAGCACCAGCTCGAAAGACTCAAAACATATTTTTCCATGAAAACCAAGAGTCCACTTAGCTGACTAAAGAAGCCATAGTGCCCGCCCACTCGGGTGACACCATGGAAGTGGGGGTGTCTGCTTCTGCATCTTGGCCTGCAGGGCTCCCCTTGCTCAGAGGCTGGCAGGCCTGTCCTCTCTCTGTGCACATCTCTGATGGAACTGACTCATGGGAATTCTGGGGAGTCCTATTCATCTGGCCCAAGGATGGCCTGGCACAAGGCCAGAGCCATCACTTGTAGGGTGCCAGAAAAACCTCCTACCTGCTTCACACGGTTAATTTGAAAGACTCCTGCAACGGGATAAGGTCAAGCTCTAGCAGAAACTTCCATTACGTTCATAATGCTAAGATACAATCGGACGTGCTCACAACCACAAGTACTTGCgtatgcacacgcatgcacacgtaCACAATGGTGCAGAGAACACTGTGGGGCCTGCAGAAGGGCAGGGCCAGGCTCATctgggctctgccacttactagctctgttgCTGGGGAAAGTTACTTAAGGCTTCTGACTCTCACTTCATTATTcctaaaatgaagagaaacagtACCTACACCTCACAAGCTCTCCTGGGAGTTAACCAAAGAACAGAGGTaaagtgtttggcacataataaatattaaggatTATTGAGAATTATTTTAGCACTTCACTTACAATTATTTGTAAAGGATATAATTTATGACACCATACCAAAAAATTTCATCTAATGAAACACATATATccctaaaacatattttaaataaattttataaatcaagtattttataaatactagAAAAGCTGATCACTTAAAGTAAtgctaaataaacaaaattttaagtgaaatcaGTATCATAATAACGTTATATGTTTTGAAAAACTGAATGTTCCTATCTCAGATTTTCCTCGGAAGGTTTGTGCAcctaaaaaaaattcctttttaaaaccaCAGTTAGTTTAATTTGAATAGTCCAAGCACTGTCTGCTGTGTGCCTCTAGTGTGTAGACACCAGCCACAGGGCCATGCGGCAGCCAAAGAGCTAGGGTTAGGTGCAACCCCATGGCCAAGGTGTGCTAAGCAGAGAGCTGATGACAGACCCAGTAGGGTTAAAGAAGGAGAAATCAGCCAAGGTCCGAGTCATCAGAGGGGGGAGAATGCATTCTGGGTGGTGAATACGAAAGAGAACACCAGTGGGGGCCTTCAAGGGGTTCACCTCCTTGCCCCAAACCATTCAATGCTATCTAGGACAATGTCCACCTGACCTTCCACTCCAGCAGGCCTGGGCATCACAGCGGAGAAGAGAGGCAGGAGCTAAATGTAAGGGAGTATTTTAGAATATCTATGGACAGCAGCAGACTGAATGGAGAGAAGCAGCTGTTAGGGAAATCTAGAACCTGCATGGCTCAAGACCTGGAGTAGATCTCTTAGTGAGAGGGATCTAGAGCCAGgatagatgggggtggggaatggaagCATTTTACAGGCAGAACACCAAGCAGTGAAGGTGAGTGAAAGGGTGCATTGACCTATGCTTTGAACACCAAGAAGGTACATGCTGTAGTGTCCATGAAAGGTAAGTGATCCAAGTCTTGAGATGAGTGAGGAGGAAATTAGGTGCACTGATCTGAGAGGAAGTGAGGAATGTATTCACGTATCACACTTTGAGATTTAGACAGCCCTGTGGACATCCTCGAGTGTGACATCTAGCCTTGACATCTGCCCAGAGTCTCAGACTCCAAAGTGAACAGCCTTTGACATGTCTCTACACCATCCTCCCCCTACCTGACCTCCCTGCTTCGGGTGAAGGCCTACCACCCTGCCGTCACCTCAGCCAGGCTCTGGGTATCACTTCAAGTGCCCGTACTGTTGGCCTATTTTCAGGTGGGCCTCATGCCTCCTGGCCACTCACACAGCCTGGCCACAGCCCTCAGCTTACACCCTGACCTTTTCTGAGAAGATAacatttgctttcctttctctgattagaaaagcaataaaaaaatgaaaatgcatggaAAGGAAGAGCACAAGCCACCTGTGAGTCTGTGTCCTAAATCTAATCACAACCAATTACATATTTGAGTCTTTcatacaaacatgaaaaaatatgcaTCTACTTCATAAACTGGGGTCATATGATAGTTTTATAGCCTACTGGTCCACATCTTCTCATCGTCTATGAAAACACagtacccagcacagagctttaACATCACTCAGAGGTTCATCCCACTACTGTTGGCCAACTATCTTGATTTGTACTCTGTGTGCctgtaaataatttttcagagAGCATGCCTGTGTCCTGGTTCCAGGCCTCATCTCTGGTTCTGTTCTTGAGATAAATGTCATAAGAGGGTGCCCAGGTCACAGGGTTGGATACACTCAAAGTTCTTACCACGTTTTACGGCCTCCAGAACAGCCTCTGCTCACCCCACCCCacattgcctttaaaaaaagaaaagctgccaGTTTTTGATACATAAAATGTGGCATTTATGCCTCAGTCAGCACGGgggggcccctccccaccccaggaatTCACCGTCAAATTACGGGAAAGTTGACTTTTCTGGTGTGCTTTGTTTCCCAACTGATAGGAAGCGACCCCTCTTTGTGATTCCTGTTACTACTTCTTGACTGAGCAAAACTGAatcctttccatttcttatttttagagaaCCCTTTACTGTAAAAAATAAACCTCAGTGACCTTACTCCgttatctgtctctctcctgccaaAGGAAAGAGACTAAAAGAATCAGTTTATTGAGGCACTCCTTGTCCAGGCTCTAGTAACTGCTGAGATCACGATTCACAGAAACCAATTCCAAAGTTCTAAAGACCGCGTGGCACGTTTCAGTGTATAAAACATTAAATAGATTTGCCAGTACGCTTACTTGGAAATGTCTTTGCTGTCTCGTTGCCATGGGAACAGGACATTTCCAATGGCTGCCCGGTAGCAGTAGACACCCAGGAGGCCAAGTGCCATGGCTACTTTTGACGTCAGGGAGCACCTCCTCTGCACCAGCGCAAAAATCATGATGAGCGAGAGGGCAGCCAGAACGGAGAGCTCAGCTTTATGATCAGAACTGAAATGAAACGGAAAATCCCCAAATCGCTAGTAAGTATAGCGATCGATGTTACGGATCTACACCAAGTGGTTTTCTAGGAACTGTATTAAAAATAGCTGatttttctgaaaagcaaaaaagaaaagaaaatcgtTGGTGCTTTAAATTCAAAGGTTCTTAAAATGCGACAAATGAGTTAACCTGAGCTCTCATTTCTCATTCACAAATGGTCCCTGCCACCAGGTTTGCACTGGCCAGTGCAGTGACCTGTATAGAACGCTATCCACTGCCTCCCCTGGCAACCCCATTTTCCCCCAACCACCGGTGAAGAGATTCTGGGCAAACTGTGTATTTGCCAGCACACGTCCTGCTCACGGGAGACCAGCACGTCCTGGTGCAATCCTCTCTCATTCCCTCATTAACACAGATTGACTCACTTGAGAGTGTCTGCTCGCTCCCAGGCAAGGAGACTTTGCAGTCAGGCTCGGGGCACAAAGCCGTCATGGCAAAGCtgctcccctgtctctgtctggCCCCCGCCCACCATCCTGCCACCTCAGTGAGTGCTGCGCTGGAAGGCAGGattcttttgtttcattcatcACAGCATACACTCACGAAGGCCAGACACTCAATAGTTGTTAAGTGGATGAGTGACTAACCCTGCCAAGGTAAACACACAGCAGCGGAAAAACTACTTGGGAAAGACTCGGAGGAAAGATGTGGCCAGCGTCAGGACATGGGCCCAGGGACGGCGGGAGGTGATGGGTGTCGTGctggggcctggccctgccctggtgCTTGGTCTGGGAGGTGGTCACCTGGGTGTCCATTCGCTGTCGCTCTTTAAACTAGATGTTTTATGCACTCTCCTGGATTGTTCATTGTAACAACTGAAAAATAGCAATAAAGAAGGTGAGTTCAGATGCCTCTCAAGAAGCCCTCCTCTGAAGGAGAAACGGGGCCACGTTGCAGCTTCTTCACGAACTGACAGGACTAATTTGGCAGCACGGGGAAGGCTGTGATGCAGGAAGGGGCACCCTCTGAGGGGAAGAGGTCGGGCCTGATGTGCCGGAGGAGGGTCCAGACTGAGGAGTGGGCACAGTGGCCCCTGGAGAGGGGGGCGGGGCATCAGGGGCGGGATCAGCACATTCTCCTGCAGTGCCTCGACTCTCCAGAAAGGTAAGTGAGGCTCCCGGGCTGTCCCAGAGCTGCCCCAACCTCACATGCTCAGGCAGAGGTCTCGAGTTGCTTCTGCTTCCTCACCTGAGGTGGGACAGGCCAGCGATCTCTCTCCAGGCCTGCTACAAAAACGAAACGAGCAGGCACGTGGCAGGACCCGGAAGAAGCTGcctgtggttgccagaggtttgCCAACAGAGTTAGCACTTGGGAGAAATTTCCCACAAGAATTATTTGACCAGAGGGATGATTTTTATAGCCTGTGATGGATCTTTCCAGGTATCTTGGAGCCATGGCAGTGTGCGGTCAGGGGTCCTCTGCTGCGTGCCGGGACTGCGTTCTATCACTTCCTTTTGTGTGTCTGCTGTGAGTAAAATCACACCTCGTTGTTTGACCCTACGCTCCCTGATCACTAGGACGGTGGGCATGTCCCTCGTCTTTCTGTTGGCATTCCCTCCTTTAGGAATGTGTCTGTCACTGTCCTGAGCCCCCTTCCTGCTGGCGACTTTCATACAAGTCCTTCACAGCGacaggaaataaatttttattccgttctcttccttctcctttagtTTTCTAAGTCTTCACTGACAGGCAATTAGAATATATAATACGGCCAGTATTTTCTGTCCCAGTTTCCTCTCTCTACTGTGATCCTTGTCATCCAGTACACTTTCGACTAGGTTGCTCAGCCATCAGCctcagggtggggagagaggggaggaaggacggagggagcatggccctgtcCCAGACCTGCCTTGTCGGCGAGGAGGCAGCAAGTAACAAAACTATGTCCTCGCTGCAGTtgtcattttaaaactgaaaggttttcaaatataaagttatggtgactcagcaataaaaaaaccccaaacatgtTAGGGTAGCCTCAAATAAATCCATCTTTCAATATTAATTCCTGGCTTACagtctatttttccatttcttcagttCTCAAATACCACTTCCGTCCTAAGTATAAAAAACAGGGCTGAATTTGGAAAAAGAACACTCTGTGGCCAGTCAGCCGTGCAAGGTCCGGCCTAAGGCTAcggctcatactctctctcaccTGGTGAGCCAGTGCCCCAGGTCAGGCCGGTGGGCCCACTGCACACCCGTCTGGTTTAGTGACCGCAGCAGCCGGCAGCAGGTAAGTATCACCCAGGGGCTTGCCATCGCCATCCACTTCTCCCAGCCTCTGAGCGTGTTAAGGGAAGTGGGGCTCTTAGACGCTCTGTGGGGCTCTAGCTCGTCATGGCCGATGCTCCTGTCCTGTAATGCTGGTGCAGTGTTGACAAACCCCCGCTCCCCGTGCGAGCATCGCCGGGGCTCACAGTCGTCGCCCAGAAAGCAGTTTCTGTAGATTTCGtgacacagagccagacacagggtgTTAACGAGGAAGTACCAGGTCTGGTGCTCTTCCTCGATGAAGCTGCTTGCGCCCAGACTCAGCACGTGGCCCATGGTCCCCAACAAGATAACAACATCCAACTCTGACCATCGTGAGTTTGGATGGGCTGGATTCtgtaaaaggaaaatgcattCCGTGAGGGAAACACACGAAAATTACACAAATCCCACCCCAGGCACTTAAAGTTCTTGCTCACAGAGCATAACCTGCTGTGACAGGCACTTGCAGCTCCTcacgcccccacccaccccctgctctgctctggagGGACTGTCACCCTGGACTGCAAGTCCTAAGCCGAGTgacaaagagaacaaagatgCTTAGCCGCACACCGTCTGGGCAGTGCTGCAGCTCCGAGAGCTCCCCTACTGGCTCCTGGACCCAGCCCTCCTTGCACCCTCATCCTTTCCCTCAGGGCCTAGGCCTCCAGGGGTCACAGGCAGTTCCTGCTGCTTGAAACCAAAGAACCCCCAGGACATATGCAACCAAACCAGACATTTAATTTCTCCATGAATTTTCCAGAAATCCAGAAAGCTTTCATTAAAATGGTCAATTCCCTCGAAACAACAAAGTTGGCGTCACGGCACCAACCCTTCCATATGCCGAACGCGTTGAAGATTAAAGATCAGGACTCCGTGACTGTCATTTGACAACTTCTTAATGTTTCCTCTATTGGTCACGCACAGCTTGtataagacagaaagagagataccatgaATCCTAATTTAGGGCCTAGAGAACAAACGAAATGGCTTGAGGGAACCCTATGTTCCAATGGGGGAACAGAAGCGTCCTATGAACAACAACACGTCAGCTCCTCAGACACAGGCACACGGGGAAGGGCCTCTGATCATTCTGGTGGCCTGGAGTGACTTCCCTGGGTCCCTTAGGCTCCGGGCACCATGGACCAACCGTGGCTGCCCACCTCTGCTTCACCACACTGCTACCGTGATCACGAATATAGGTGTCAGAGGCCAAAGACCCTAAGAAATCTACAGGAAAACATCAGTCTTGAAAAGAAAACTGCACTTTACGAGGCAGGATGGACTCCTGAGGAGGGCAGGGTGAGGACAGGGTCCCAGCCTCCTGCTGACCTTTCTGGAAGGCCTAATGAGTTGACTCCTTCCTCTCTGAAATGTTCTTCCCTTGGCTGAGCTCAAACACTTTCTGAGAGATGTCTGATTCACACTGCACCACCAGTCAACTGCCCATTTGTCTGTGACCAGCAGCCCATGTTTAGAGTCACAGGAACCCTGTGTTTACAACGAAGAAATGAGGCCTGTGACCTGGCAACACAGGTCTGAGGGTCTGAAGTCAGGATGCTCAGATGTTGGCCCTTCTGAAGTGTGGGCTCCTCAACTCTGCCTGGTTACACACCAAGGGGTTTAACCAGTGTCTGATGAATGAAAGATCAGCTGAGATAAGAGAAAAAGGCCGATCCAGGAAGACAGCGTCCCATGCGTGGGAACCAGCCTTACCTTGCTCAGGAGCTTTCCGCTGGCAAACATCTTGGCAAGAGCAGACACAACCGCACAGAGCAGTGCAGAGATCAACACCATCACTCCACCTGCCATCAGCCATGAGAGGCCACAGAAATAGCAGGAACTCTCAGCTGAGGTGCACACAATGACGTGAAGAGCAGAAAGAACCAGAAACATCAAATAAAACAGCAGAGAAAACACAGGCGACCACAGAGGAACTTCCAATTCAGCCTTGCTGCTCAGTGCTTGCGGGATGCTGAGCAGGAGCAGGGTTAGAACCTGGCAGAGAAAAACAGCAGCAGTGTCCATGACTGATGGGCTCGGAGAGAACCGGTCAGAAAAAGCCTGCCTCCTGACCTTGTGCCAGCTGTTCAAACGttggaaacagaagaagaaagccCAATAAACACGGTTTGTACAGAGCTGCCAAGAGCGCACGCATACTTGACGCCTGGCAGTACTCTGGGCATGAGGGCACACCATGAGAGAGTTCAGCGAGTAAAGAAACTGGTATTTTtccatatttagaaaaacaagtgttttatacacttgaaactacaAAATTCTGGCTATCAAATCAGTTTAACAGCCGAGCCGTGACTCCACACAAGCAGCCGTACCTCCAGAACCATGACGGTCCCCACCAGCATCGAGTAGATGTCGTACTGAGCCACCTGTCTGCTCAGGGATAGGCTCAGAGTCCTCAGGGCATCCAAGTACTGCCTGCGAACCTTGGTTCCCAGGTTGAAAAGGACTTCCGAGGTACTTTCCTCCAAGTACAGTCTGATCCAGTTCCCATGCAACCTCTCTGCCATTTTAAACTGCTCAAACCCAGGCTCTACCAAGAAGAGGACAAGGTTATATTACAAGTCACAGACAAGAGGATGCATATGTCATTTCAAAGTATTCCATTATTCACACGCATACAGTGCGAGCATAAATTCTGAGACCTAATGGAGGTGAATTATTCCTTGGGGGGTGGCCAGCAACGCCTTCAGTAAAACTAACAGCTGATGATGCTCACGAATCCTCTGACATCCTGCCAGCCCACCACAGCCCTAGGCACAAAGCAGCACCCAATAGGGACAGAAGCATGTGCCCCCCTGTCTCTACCTTTTACACCTGGTtttgcctcctcctcttcctcccccttctctcctgatctctctccacccttttcttcttctttaatgtgCAATATAAAAACAACCCAGAAATGCGTTACATTATTAGGTCCTCGGTGTTAAAAATCTTTCCAGTGCTCACACACTGTGAGGACCCATCTCTGACCTGTTTCCCTCTTTGCAAGTCCTCTCTGGAAAGGGACAGCAGTCCTGACCCCTCCTGCCACAATGCCGGGCTAGATGATTCTCCCCAATGCCAAGCTAGGCCGGCAGAACAGCTGCTGGGTGAAGCCCAGCCCCCACTGCTGGCTGGCTCCCCCTCTGGGATGGCAGCAGCAGGCAGCTCAGCATCAGGAAGTTGCCTTGCTCCCTTCTGGAGTTGGACCAGACCTACCGGTGACTCAACTCATCTGCAAACGCAAGAACTTCCTTTCTGAGACTCCGTGGTATTTAACATGCTCCTCTGACTTCCAGCAGAGCCATTCTAAGGTGGTCTAAACCATGCCTTTCAGGATTAGGGTTAAGGCTGCTATATGACCCTGAGCACAGCCCTGCCACTGCTGCAGGCACCAGGTGACCAAGTGCTGATGGCAGGCATGACCCTAACCCTCAGATAGGGATGACTGCCATGCCCACTGCAGAGGGGAGGCACTCGGACACCAGCCCACAGGCTGGCAGGTGTGACGGCTGGGATCTAAACTCAATTAGTCTGGATCCAGGATGGAAACCTTAATTGTtatacccccctcccccgcaccttGAAGTCACAGAGATGTGGGGGCACCGGTGTCTATACCCAGAATCACAGAGGCATGGGGCATGGGGCTAGGCCTGCTTGGGGCTACCATCCAGCTGGGTTCTCACACGTGCATGGAAGTGCACATTGTGAGAAATGCTCTGGAGGAAAGCGGGAGAATATGGGAGACTTTTGGTAACACTGAGGAAACTGAATGAAATCTGGGGTTGAGGGTGGGGAACAGTAAGGCCTGATATTGAAGCTGAAGTGGAAGGTGGCCCAGGAATCCACCAGGTGAGCAGTGGGGAAAAGCATCCATTCTATGAGAGTAGCACATGCACAGGTCTTGAGACGAGAAAAGCCTGGCCCCCTGGAGTGAAGGGGGAGCGCCGGGCAAGCTGTATCAGATTGGGCTGGATGTTAGGGGAGGCCTTGAAATCAATTCTGGCGTCAGACACATACCCAGTTTTGTCTCAGGAAACACTGCTGACGTAGACAAAGGGCATCCCAGGGGCGTAAGACCCCAAGAATGCTTTCCCATTCCAGGGACTGGCCTAAGTTCATCTCAGGGGCCTGCTTCCCACCACACCCACTGCAGTGCCTAATTCTCCCTACTTGCTACTCCTGAAATAAGCAAACAACGAGCGCTGtggttttgtttggggttttgctGGTTGTTAGTGTAGGAAAAAGGACACACGTTATCAATAACAAATTTGCAAAAGCTACCAAAcaagttatttttgaaaacaaagtaaCCACTCTCTAGTTGGGACTGAAATGTGCACCAGAGCCGGCCTCACTTTTCACCCAGATTTTCACACAGTTGCTCACTGGGGGCCTCTTCACTGACAGGGGCTGGCTCCCCAGCTCTCCAGCCATTCAGGACACCTGGCTCCCCACTAGTCCCTGCAGGGCTTGTCGTCCACCAGCAGCTCAAGGCCAGTCTACGTCTCAGCGCAAACTCATCAGCATCACCATACTTCCTAGTACTCCACTCACTATCTCAAGTAGGAAAAGCTGCCAACATCACATTGAATGTCACCTCAAACTAGGAGTTGACTTCCTCTAAGTTCCCAAACCAGCCCCAGTCCCAGCACCAAACACGCTGTCCTTAATATACCTTGATGGTCAGATAAATCATACGAAAAGATGGTCGTGGGGCGATCTGGATCATTCCCACCAGAGTATCAATACCCCTTAGTTTTTCCCAGcttaaaactagaaacaataTACCCTGTGTCGGCCTCCACCCACCTCAGACAACAGCCATTTCCACGCCCCAGgtccttccctgtccccactccAGCCTGGTTTTCTCCCAGTTCTCCATATGCACTGCTCCTGACAAAGCCACCGACAACCTCACCTGCCAGATGAATGGTCCAGTCTCAGTTCCTCACTCTAGCTTACCTTAAGTAGCGCTCAACATAGCCGCTCACTCCTCCCTTCCTGAGTTTCTTAATTTGCGTGACTTCCTCAACACCAACCCCCTCACCTGGCAAGCACCCTGCTTTGCAAACTTGCTCCTCCCACACCCTTCCCCATTTCAGTAATG encodes:
- the PIGG gene encoding GPI ethanolamine phosphate transferase 2 isoform X6, with the protein product MRLGSGTFAACCVVIEVLGVALFLRGFFPAPVRSSSRTEHQAEPPAPEPSIGASSNWTKLPPPLFSKVVIMLIDALRDDFVFGSKGVKFMPYTTYLVEKGASHSFVAEAKPPTVTMPRIKALMTGSLPGFIDVVRNLNSPALLEDNVITQAKAAGKRMIFYGDETWVKLFPQHFVEYDGTTSFFVSDYTEVDDNVTRHLDKVLKRGDWDVLILHYLGLDHIGHISGPSSPLIGHKLSEMDNILMKIHTSLLSEERENLSPNLLVLCGDHGMSETGSHGASSMEEVNTPLILISSAFERKPGDIRHPKHVQQTDLAATLAIGLGLPIPENSVGSLLFPSIEGRPVREQLRFLHLNAVQLSKLLQENVPSYKKEPGFEQFKMAERLHGNWIRLYLEESTSEVLFNLGTKVRRQYLDALRTLSLSLSRQVAQYDIYSMLVGTVMVLEVLTLLLLSIPQALSSKAELEVPLWSPVFSLLFYLMFLVLSALHVIVCTSAESSCYFCGLSWLMAGGVMVLISALLCAVVSALAKMFASGKLLSKNPAHPNSRWSELDVVILLGTMGHVLSLGASSFIEEEHQTWYFLVNTLCLALCHEIYRNCFLGDDCEPRRCSHGERGFVNTAPALQDRSIGHDELEPHRASKSPTSLNTLRGWEKWMAMASPWVILTCCRLLRSLNQTGVQWAHRPDLGHWLTSSDHKAELSVLAALSLIMIFALVQRRCSLTSKVAMALGLLGVYCYRAAIGNVLFPWQRDSKDISKETPTT